TTTTTGCCGGTATCGAATCCCGCGCCGCCGCGGCCGCGCAAGCCGGATTGCTGAATGATCGCCAAGGTTTCGCTGGCGCCGTGTTGAAAGGCTTGTTGCAGCGCAGCACCGGGGAACAGGTGTTCCGTCAGCAGCAAATCGCGGCGGTGAATGGTATCCGGGATGTCAAACCATGTCCCGGGCCATTGCCGGAGCGGTATTTCATCGGTGATAAGCTGCGCAATTTGCGCGAGTTTTGCCGCATTCAGGCCGGTTACGGGAAACCCGTTGATCAGCAGCGACGCACCCTGATCGCATAGACCGATGCACGAGGTTTCATCGATACTGACCAATCCGTCCGCTCGCGTCTTGCCGGGCGTGACTTGCAACTGTTTGCACAACATTTGCAGCAGGTTCTGTTCGCCGGTCAGATAACCGCAACTGGTGCAATTGCTGAACAAAATATCGAAACGGCCGCGCGGTTGCGTGGAGAAAAACGAATAAAACGCCACCACCGCGGCTACCTGGCTGAGCGGTACATTGAATTCGGTGGCGGCTTGCTGCATCGCGTGCGGCGGAATATACCGGTGTTGTTGCTGGATTGCGTGCAGGCGGTGCAGCAAGTGCTCACGCGCGAATGAGCTGGAACAATTCATCATGCTGGTGAGTATAGCGGGATTGCCGCCGAACCGGTAGCGGCGGCGGGTATTTGTTCGTGAAATCAGCGATTAAGCCAGCAGCGCGGCGACGATGCCGGTGATGAAAATGCCGTCGAACGTGCCTGCGCCGCCGATCGAGGCGTACGGTGTGCCGAGCCGGGAAATATCCTTCATATGCAGCAGGTCGGCGCCGATCAACACCCCCAGCGTGCCGCTGATGTACGCCAGCGGCGCGCTTTGCTCCGGGCTGATGAATAAACCGACCAGCGCCGCGCTGACGGGCGCGACCAATATCGGCATGCCGATGCCTAATCCCTGAATCGGGCGGCTGAAGTAGTAACTGATCGCGCTGATGATGGCGATCCCCAGCAGCGTGGGAAATAGACCCAACGCGCTGTTGGAAAACAAATAAAGCGATAGCGCCGCCGGTATCAGGCAACCGCCGAGGTTGACCGCGATCTGCGTTTCATTGTGAAACGGCTGCATCGGCATCCGCAGCAATCCCCAATATACCGGTTGGGTGAATTCCCGCACCGGTACATCGCTTTTAATCCGCGCCACCGGCAAATTGACGACGCTGCCGAACAGGGAAAGGAATAACACCGTCAAACCCATTTCCGGCGGCAAGCCCAGTTTCACAAACGCAAACGACAGCAATTCCGCCTGGAACAGCATCGTCATGATACCAAGCAGAAATATGAAAAATAATAAATGCAGAGGAGAGAAATAATTTTTCATCGCAGGTAACCGGGAAGTGTCGTGAGGGTGATTGTATTGTATGCAAGATTTTGGCGTTGCAGTGAGAAATGCGACTGAAGTAACCGGGCTTCCGATCCAGGCCATGCCCCGCCGATGCTGCCATCCTGATGCTTACAGCAGTGCCATTTGACATCGCTGCGCATGAGTGTTTGAATAACGTGCAGATATCATAGGGGCGTTACTCAGAACATGGCAAATATTCAAATGACACGCGCGATTGCCTTGGTCGATGTCAACAATTTCTACGTCAGTTGCGAACGCGTGTTCAATCCGCGCCTGGAGGGCAAGCCGGTCGTGGTATTGTCCAACAACGACGGTTGCGCTGTGGCGAGAAGCAACGAAGCGAAAGCGCTGGGTGTTAAGATGGGGCAGCCGTGGTTTCAGCTCAAGGATTGGGCGCAACGGCGCGGAATCGTCGCGTATTCGTCCAATTATGCGCTGTACGCCGACATGAGCAATCGCGTGATGAATATCCTGGCGGCGTTCAGTCCGCGGCAGGAAGTTTATTCGATCGACGAGTGCTTTCTCGATTTGACCGGATTCAAGGCGCAAGAGCTGATGCTGCACGGCCAGCGCATCCGTCAGCGTGTGAAACAATGGGTAGGTTTGCCGGTTTGCGTCGGCATCGGACCGACCAAAACGCTGGCCAAACTGGCCAATCATATCGCCAAGCAATACCCGGAATCGGGCGGCGTGTGCAATCTGAACGATGCATCGCCGCAACAGCGATACGATTGGTTTAGCCGGATTGCCGCGGGTGAGGTATGGGGTATCGGGCGGCGGCTTGTTCCCCAATTGCGCGACATCGGTATCAAGACCGTGCGCGATCTGCAACGGGCTTGCCCGGCGGCGATGCGCGCGCGCTTTTCCGTCGTGATGGAGAAAGTCATCCGTGAACTGAATGGCGTGGCTTGTATCGAACTGGAAGAGGTCGCGCCGTTGCGTAAGCAGATCGTCAGCTCGCGCTCGTTTGGTGTGCCCGTCTCCGATCTGGCCAGTCTGGAAGAAGCAGTGTCGCTGTATACCCGCCGCGCCGCGGAAAAATTGCGTCGCCAGCAGCTGTCCGCCGGGTCGGTTTACGTTGCGATCCGTACCAGTCCGTTCAATACGCAAGAACAGTATTACGCCAACGGGATGATCATTCCGCTGCCCGCGCCAAGCGCCGACACGATGCGGCTGACCAAAGCGGCGTTATGGGGATTGCGCAAAATTTACCGCAGCGGTTACCGCTATCAGAAAGCGCGAATCATGCTGGCCGGATTGGTGAGCATAAATGACCGGCAGTGCGATTTGTTCAGCTTGGCGGAGGAGAATAAATCCGGAAAATTGATGGAAGTCATGGACCGGATCAATGTCCGGATGGGGAACGGCACGCTGAAACTGGCGTCCGAGGGTTTCCGCCAGCCGTGGAAAATGAAGCAGGCAAACCGCAGCCCCAGCTACACGACAAACTGGGATGAATTGATTTGCGTCACAGACTGAATAGCCAAAATATACTGACTACCAACGGGAGATTTTCTATGCCAATGCTATCGATCAATCCGGCCACAGGCCAAACCCTGCAATCTTTTCCAACCTGGCAAGCCGGTGAAATCGATGCGGCGCTGCACCAGGCGGAATCCGCGCAGACCGGCTGGGCGGCGCTCAGTTTTGATGAGCGCGCCGGGTTTGTGCGCAATCTTGCGCAGGTATTCCGCCAGCGCAGCGAGGAGTACGCGCATCTGATCACCGAAGAAATGGGAAAACTGCTGCGCGAGGCCAAAGCGGAAGTGGAGAAATGCGCAATCGGCTGCGAACACTATGCGGAGCATGCGCAATCGTATCTGCGCGACGAACCGGTTGCATCCGATGCCAGCCGCAGCCTGGTGGTTTATCAGCCGCTGGGTGTCGTGCTGTGCATCATGCCGTGGAATTTTCCGTTCTGGCAGTTGATCCGTGCGGCAGCTCCAGCGTTGATGGCAGGCAATACGGTGGTACTGAAGCATGCATCGAATGTGCCACGCTGCGCATTGGCGCTGGAAGAGGCATTCCGGCAAGCCGGATTTCCCGTCGATACTTTCCGCACCCTGATGATCAGCGCCGCGCAAGCGGAAGAAGTCATCGCCGATCCGCGCATTGCCGCCGTGACACTGACCGGCAGCAGCGCGGCGGGGCGGCGGGTGGCGGCGATCGCCGGTCAGAACTTAAAGAAGTGCGTGCTCGAGCTGGGCGGATCGGATCCGTTTATCGTGCTCGACGATGCGGACATTGAATCGACCGCCCAACAAGCGCTCACTGCGCGGCTGCAGAACATGGGGCAAAGCTGCATTGCCGCGAAGCGCTTCATACTTGCCGAGTCCATCGCCGATGCTTTTGTCGCGCAATTGAAAGTGCTGTTTGATCGATTACAGAGCGGCGACCCCAAAGACGAGACTACCGGCATCGCACCGATGGCACGCGAAGACTTGCGCGCCGATCTGCATGCGCAAGTCGAACGGAGTGTGGCCGCGGGTGCGCAGCGGGTGATTGGCGGCGCCTTTATCGGTACGCAGGGTGCGTATTACGCGCCGGCGATTCTGGATCATGTGCAACCGGGCATGGCGGCGTTCGACGAAGAACTGTTCGGGCCGGTTGCCGCGATCGTGCGGGTCAACGATGACGAAGAAGCAATCCGCTTAGCCAACCGGACGCAGTTCGGCCTGGGCGGTAGCGTATGGACCCGCGATGCCGCGCGCGGCGAAGCGCTGGCACGGCGGATTCATGCCGGTTGCACGTTCGTCAACGGCATCGTCAAAAGCGACCCGCGCCTGCCGTTCGGCGGCGTGAAGGAATCCGGTTACGGCCGCGAACTGTCGTACCACGGTATCCGCGAATTCGTGAATATCAAAGCGGTGTGGATTAAGTAGCAGGAGTATATCTTGTGCAATGGCGCGGTTCACAAACCGGCGCGCAATCCCGGTATGCCGATGCGCTGGATGCGCATGGCATTGTTGCCTTCTTCGTACGCGAGCAAGCGGCCTTCCTGCTGCCACAGGCGGAACGCCAGCGAGTAGGCAAGCACCCGGATCGGGTAGTCGCGCGGTAGTGTTTGCAGGTAAGGTTGGATCGTGGTGAAATCGGTCGCGCCGTATTGTTGCATGATGAAGCGTAAGCCGCCGTTCGCCGGGCCGATGTTGTAGGCCAGTAAGCCCAGAAAGAGATCGTCTTTCATTTCCGCCAGATAGTGCTTGAAGGTGGCAGCGGCGACAAACGCGTTGTGACGGGGATTTTCCAGCACAATTTTTTCCACGTTGAGCCGCTTGCGCGCTTGTGCGATGACGGTTTCCGGAACGCGGGTGATCTGAAACAGGCCGCGTCCGCCGTCATGGCTATCGCGCGGAATGAACGACGATTCCATCGCGGCGATGCCGTGCAGCAAATGGACATCGATAGCGAAAGACCGGGCCGCGTCTTCGATTGCTTGGCGGTACTCCTGCGAACGGTTGACCATTTTTTGCAATTGCGCCGCATCATGGCGGCGGTAAGCCGCATACACCTGATGCGAAATCGTCATGCGCCCCGCTTCTTCCTTGCCGCCGACCAAGGTGCGGAAATTGCCGTAAGCCAGCGTGAATTGGTCGTGCGTGACGAGCCAGGGTGCCAGCAAAGCGAGCGACAAAGACAATGCCGGTGTGAGAAATTCCGAATAGCGCCGCAGCCATTGCCGCAGCTTCCACCAGCCGAGCAGAAAAAGGGCGGCGGCCACGATCAATATCAATACACCGGCGGTGAAGGGCAGTAAATGACCGAAAAAACTGGTGCCGGAGAACCGCCCGGCGGAATAACCGAGCAGCATGATGACAGCACATACCGCTGCGACGCTTAAACCAAGAATTTCGATGCCGGTCAGCAGTAATGTATTTTTGAATCCGCCGGACTGGCTTCTTCTTGGTTGCTTTCTTGGTTTCCTGTTACCGCTACCGTTTTCAGCCCGGCCGCGATTGACCGCGGCGCGTCTGCGCCGTGGCTTTGGCTTCACATTGCCGGATTCGGGGTTGTGGGTGTCGGCTGTTTTATTCATTGCGGAATTCTTCCGCTCTGAGTTTTGCACTACCCGGGATTCTGCAAGCAACCGGAAACCGTCTGACCGGAGTGAAGCTGCTTGCGGTAGTTTTTCAGAGCTTCCCTAGCGTAAGCGGTGGCTGACCCATAACGACGCGGCAAACAGCAGCACGGCTCCGCCTTGATGCGACGCGGCTAATGGAATCGGCACCACATGCAGCAAGGTTGCAATGCCTAAGCTGATTTGTATCGCCAGCATCAGTAGAAAAACGTTACATGCCAGGCGTGTGGTTCCTTGCAGTTCGACGGTGCGCGATTTCAGCCAGAAAATCGGCACGGAGAAAGCCAGTATCCAGGCGATCAAGCGGTGATCGAATTGCACCGTGGTCATGTTATCGAAGAAATTGCGATACCACGGTTCCAGGATGAAGAGATCGGGCGGGATGACATGCCCGTTCATCAGCGGGAAGGTGTTATACGCCAAGCCGGCGCGAATGCCGGCCACGAAACCGCCGGACAATACCATGATGAAAATTAATGAACTCAAACTAAAGGAAAATCGCCGCAAGCTGTGCAGTTTTTCGTTGCCCGGAGAATATTCGCGCTGCGGCGACAGCAACCCGAGCGCAACCCAGAACATCGCGGCGAAAATGACGAAAGCCAATCCCAGATGCGCGGTCAGACGGTACTGGCTGACATGCGGATCGTTGACCAAGCCACTCATGACCATGTACCAGCCCATAAATCCCTGCAATCCGCCCAGTACGAAGATTCCCGCCAGTTTGACGCCCAGCGGCCGGTCGATTTGCTTTCTCACCAGAAAATAAACAAACGGCACAAAAAATACCACGCCGATCAAGCGGCCTAACAAGCGATGAAAGTATTCCCACCAGAAAATGCTTTTGAATTCGTCGACGCTCATGCCTTTGTTGACTTGCTGATACTGCGGCGTGGCACGGTATTTTTCCAGCAGCACATCCCAGTCTTGCTGCGTGATGGGCGGCATGGTGCCGACAATCGGCTGCCATTCGACGATGGAAAGCCCTGAGTCGGTCAGGCGCGTAACGCCGCCGACCACAATCATGGCGAATACTAAGGCACAGCAGATGAATAACCAGATCGCAATAGGTATTGGTTTTTGCATACTCGTAAAATAAAAATTATTTTTTGAAATTGAATCCGGTAACGATGACCGGTTGCTTTATTTGGTGCGCATCAAGCGTTGCTTGGTGCGTTCCCATTCCTTTTGTTTTTCGGATTCGCGCTTGTCGTGTTGCTTCTTGCCTTTGGCCAAGCCGATTTCCAGTTTGATCCTGCCCGCTTTATAGTGCATATCGAGGGGAATCAGTGTGTAACCGGCGCGCTCGACTTTACCGATGAGCCGCCGGATTTCTTCCGCGTGCAATAATAATTTGCGTGTTCTGACCGGGTCGGGGTGGATATGCGTTGACGCTGTCATGAGCGGGCTGATATGGCTGCCGATCAGATACAATTCGCCGTTGCGGATGATAACATAAGCTTCTTTCAACTGAACCCGGCCGTCGCGGATGGCTTTGACTTCCCACCCCTCCAATACCATGCCGGTTTCGTACTTTTCTTCGATAAAATAATCGTGAAAGGCTTTTTTATTTTGTACTATACTCATGCGGGTATGAAATGGGTGGGAATCACTAAATTTCGTACATTTTATCAGTTTTTCAGTATTCCCTCATGATGCGGGGTGACTTACTTTTATGGCAGAAATAGAAAAATCAGTTTTGGTTGAATACTCGGCCAGTCAAATGTTCGCGCTGGTCGACGATGTCGCGAAATATCCGGAGTTTCTTCCTTGGTGCGGTGGTACTTCGGTCGATCCGCAAGACGAAGTGACGACGCATGCTACCGTCAAAATTGACTATCATCATATTCAACATAGTTTTACCACCAAGAATAAACGCTTTCCGCCGGATCTGATCGAAATGAGTCTGCTCGACGGTCCATTCGAGCATCTGGACGGTTACTGGCAATTCATCCCATTGTCGGATAATGCCTGCAAGATCAAATTCCGTTTGCATTACACGTTCTCGAACAAGATTCTTGAGAAACTGGTCGGGCCGGTATTTCATATAATTGCCAACAAT
The nucleotide sequence above comes from Gammaproteobacteria bacterium. Encoded proteins:
- a CDS encoding DUF1614 domain-containing protein, which encodes MKNYFSPLHLLFFIFLLGIMTMLFQAELLSFAFVKLGLPPEMGLTVLFLSLFGSVVNLPVARIKSDVPVREFTQPVYWGLLRMPMQPFHNETQIAVNLGGCLIPAALSLYLFSNSALGLFPTLLGIAIISAISYYFSRPIQGLGIGMPILVAPVSAALVGLFISPEQSAPLAYISGTLGVLIGADLLHMKDISRLGTPYASIGGAGTFDGIFITGIVAALLA
- a CDS encoding Y-family DNA polymerase, yielding MTRAIALVDVNNFYVSCERVFNPRLEGKPVVVLSNNDGCAVARSNEAKALGVKMGQPWFQLKDWAQRRGIVAYSSNYALYADMSNRVMNILAAFSPRQEVYSIDECFLDLTGFKAQELMLHGQRIRQRVKQWVGLPVCVGIGPTKTLAKLANHIAKQYPESGGVCNLNDASPQQRYDWFSRIAAGEVWGIGRRLVPQLRDIGIKTVRDLQRACPAAMRARFSVVMEKVIRELNGVACIELEEVAPLRKQIVSSRSFGVPVSDLASLEEAVSLYTRRAAEKLRRQQLSAGSVYVAIRTSPFNTQEQYYANGMIIPLPAPSADTMRLTKAALWGLRKIYRSGYRYQKARIMLAGLVSINDRQCDLFSLAEENKSGKLMEVMDRINVRMGNGTLKLASEGFRQPWKMKQANRSPSYTTNWDELICVTD
- a CDS encoding NAD-dependent succinate-semialdehyde dehydrogenase, whose product is MPMLSINPATGQTLQSFPTWQAGEIDAALHQAESAQTGWAALSFDERAGFVRNLAQVFRQRSEEYAHLITEEMGKLLREAKAEVEKCAIGCEHYAEHAQSYLRDEPVASDASRSLVVYQPLGVVLCIMPWNFPFWQLIRAAAPALMAGNTVVLKHASNVPRCALALEEAFRQAGFPVDTFRTLMISAAQAEEVIADPRIAAVTLTGSSAAGRRVAAIAGQNLKKCVLELGGSDPFIVLDDADIESTAQQALTARLQNMGQSCIAAKRFILAESIADAFVAQLKVLFDRLQSGDPKDETTGIAPMAREDLRADLHAQVERSVAAGAQRVIGGAFIGTQGAYYAPAILDHVQPGMAAFDEELFGPVAAIVRVNDDEEAIRLANRTQFGLGGSVWTRDAARGEALARRIHAGCTFVNGIVKSDPRLPFGGVKESGYGRELSYHGIREFVNIKAVWIK
- a CDS encoding transglycosylase SLT domain-containing protein; amino-acid sequence: MNKTADTHNPESGNVKPKPRRRRAAVNRGRAENGSGNRKPRKQPRRSQSGGFKNTLLLTGIEILGLSVAAVCAVIMLLGYSAGRFSGTSFFGHLLPFTAGVLILIVAAALFLLGWWKLRQWLRRYSEFLTPALSLSLALLAPWLVTHDQFTLAYGNFRTLVGGKEEAGRMTISHQVYAAYRRHDAAQLQKMVNRSQEYRQAIEDAARSFAIDVHLLHGIAAMESSFIPRDSHDGGRGLFQITRVPETVIAQARKRLNVEKIVLENPRHNAFVAAATFKHYLAEMKDDLFLGLLAYNIGPANGGLRFIMQQYGATDFTTIQPYLQTLPRDYPIRVLAYSLAFRLWQQEGRLLAYEEGNNAMRIQRIGIPGLRAGL
- a CDS encoding COX15/CtaA family protein, with translation MQKPIPIAIWLFICCALVFAMIVVGGVTRLTDSGLSIVEWQPIVGTMPPITQQDWDVLLEKYRATPQYQQVNKGMSVDEFKSIFWWEYFHRLLGRLIGVVFFVPFVYFLVRKQIDRPLGVKLAGIFVLGGLQGFMGWYMVMSGLVNDPHVSQYRLTAHLGLAFVIFAAMFWVALGLLSPQREYSPGNEKLHSLRRFSFSLSSLIFIMVLSGGFVAGIRAGLAYNTFPLMNGHVIPPDLFILEPWYRNFFDNMTTVQFDHRLIAWILAFSVPIFWLKSRTVELQGTTRLACNVFLLMLAIQISLGIATLLHVVPIPLAASHQGGAVLLFAASLWVSHRLR
- the smpB gene encoding SsrA-binding protein SmpB, with amino-acid sequence MSIVQNKKAFHDYFIEEKYETGMVLEGWEVKAIRDGRVQLKEAYVIIRNGELYLIGSHISPLMTASTHIHPDPVRTRKLLLHAEEIRRLIGKVERAGYTLIPLDMHYKAGRIKLEIGLAKGKKQHDKRESEKQKEWERTKQRLMRTK
- a CDS encoding type II toxin-antitoxin system RatA family toxin; this encodes MAEIEKSVLVEYSASQMFALVDDVAKYPEFLPWCGGTSVDPQDEVTTHATVKIDYHHIQHSFTTKNKRFPPDLIEMSLLDGPFEHLDGYWQFIPLSDNACKIKFRLHYTFSNKILEKLVGPVFHIIANNFVEHFIERAEAVHGKR